In the Candidozyma auris chromosome 5, complete sequence genome, GCAACCCAAAACCCTCTACGATAAGGTTTTTGAGGACCACATTGTCCACAAGGACGAGAGCGGCTCGTACCTTCTCTACATAGACCGCCACTTGGTGCACGAGGTGACCTCACCCCAAGCGTTTGAAGGGCTCAAGAACGCCAACAGAAAAGTCAGAAGAACTGACTGTACTTTGGCCACCGTCGACCACAACATTCCCACCGTTCCCAGAacaaatttcaaaaatgtcgaaACTTTCGTGGAGCAGGAGGACTCCAAACTTCAGGTGATGACACTTGAGCAGAACGTCAAGGACTTCGGCGTAACTTACTTTGGCATGACTGACGACCGCCAGGGAATCGTCCATGTCATTGGCCCAGAGCAAGGCTTCACACTTCCAGGTACAACAATGGTTTGTGGTGACTCCCACACATCGACCCACGGAGCGTTTGGCGCTTTGGCGTTCGGTATCGGTACCTCTGAAGTGGAGCACGTTTTGGCTACCCAAACAATTATCCAGGCCAAGTCGAAGAACATGAGAATCAGCGTGAATGGTGACTTAGCTCCAGGCATCACTTCCAAGGATCTCGTCTTGCACGTTATTGGTGTCATTGGCACTGCTGGTGGTACTGGGTGTGTGATTGAGTTTGCTGGCTCTGCCATTGAGGCTCTTTCCATGGAAGCTCGTATGTCCATCTGTAACATGTCCATTGAGGCTGGTGCTCGTGCGGGTATGATCAAGCCCGACGAGATTACCTTCAACTACCTTAAAGGCAGACCTTTGGCTCCCAAGGGTGCTGAATGGGATAAGGCTGTCAAGTACTGGAGCACCTTGCACAGCGATGAAGGTGCTCATTTCGACTAcgacatcaacatcaacgcCGCCGATATTGTGCCCACCATCACGTGGGGTAACTCCCCTCAGGATGCTTTGCCCATCACCGCCAAGGTTCCTGATCCTGCCAACGTCCTGGATccaatcaagaaagctGGTATGGAAAGAGCTCTTGCGTACCAGGGCCTCACGCCGAACACGCCTCTCCAAGAAATCACTATTGACAAGGCGTTCATTGGCTCATGCACTAATTCTAGAATTGAAGACTTGAGAAATGCTGCTAAAGTTTGTAAGGGTTACAAGAAAGCTGACACCGTCAAGGAGGTGCTCGTTGTACCAGGATCTGGTCTTGTTAAGCGCCAAGCAGAGAAGGAAGGTCTCGATAAGATCTTTGAGGCTGCTGGTTTCTCGTGGAGAGAAGCTGGATGTTCGATGTGTCTTGGAATGAACCCAGACATTCTTGATCCGGAAGAAAGATGTGCATCCACTTCGAACAGGAACTTCGAGGGCCGTCAAGGTGCTAGATCCAGAACCCATTTGATGTCTCCTGCGATGGCCGCCGCTGCTGCTATCAAGGGTCATTTTACAGATATTAGAGAATGGAAGTATGATACTTCGGACGAACCAGCCATGCAGATTGACTCTTCCGGTCCTGAGGACCAGGAATTGCAAGATGCTGTATACGAGCATGAGAAACAGCCTCTTgagtcttcatcatctcttgaagatgacagAATCAACGATATTCCTCAGGAACACGAGGCCTCTCTCACCGTGGACGAAGCTGCAACTACGGACGCTCCTGCTGGCATGGATAAGTTCACAGTTCTCTCAAGCATCACGGCACCTTTGGACAAGGCCAATGTCGACACCGACGCCATCATCCCTAAGCAGTTCTTGAAGACCATCAAGAGAACCGGTCTCAGTAAAGGTCTTTTCTACGAGTTGAGATTTATCAAGGACGACCAAGGCAAGGACGTCGAGACCGACTTTGTGTTGAACGTGGAGCCATACCGCCAAGCGGAGATTTTGTTGGTCACTGGTGACAACTTTGGCTGTGGTTCATCTCGTGAGCACGCTCCTTGGGCGTTGAAAGACTTTGGTATCAAGTGTATGATTACCCCATCCTTTGGTGATATCTTCTACAACAACTCGTGCAAGAACGGTTTGTTGCCTATCAGATTGCCTCAGGAAGTGATCAAGGACAAGTTATACCCCTTGGCTGTTGCTGGCAAGAAGCTCACTATCGACTTGCCCAATCAGCAGATCCTCAATGGCGAGACCAATGAGGTTTTGGTTGACCACTTTGACATCGAGGAGTTCAGAAAACACTGTCTTGTCAACGGTCTCGATGACATTGGCTTGACTTTGCAGAAGGAAGAGTACATCCGCAAGtacgaggagaagagaagagacaagttttctttcttggaaGGCGGCTCCAAGCGCATCACGCCAATCAAAGGCGCAAAAAAGTCCAAGTATGGC is a window encoding:
- the LEU1 gene encoding 3-isopropylmalate dehydratase LEU1 yields the protein MLVFEDHIVHKDESGSYLLYIDRHLVHEVTSPQAFEGLKNANRKVRRTDCTLATVDHNIPTVPRTNFKNVETFVEQEDSKLQVMTLEQNVKDFGVTYFGMTDDRQGIVHVIGPEQGFTLPGTTMVCGDSHTSTHGAFGALAFGIGTSEVEHVLATQTIIQAKSKNMRISVNGDLAPGITSKDLVLHVIGVIGTAGGTGCVIEFAGSAIEALSMEARMSICNMSIEAGARAGMIKPDEITFNYLKGRPLAPKGAEWDKAVKYWSTLHSDEGAHFDYDININAADIVPTITWGNSPQDALPITAKVPDPANVSDPIKKAGMERALAYQGLTPNTPLQEITIDKAFIGSCTNSRIEDLRNAAKVCKGYKKADTVKEVLVVPGSGLVKRQAEKEGLDKIFEAAGFSWREAGCSMCLGMNPDILDPEERCASTSNRNFEGRQGARSRTHLMSPAMAAAAAIKGHFTDIREWKYDTSDEPAMQIDSSGPEDQELQDAVYEHEKQPLESSSSLEDDRINDIPQEHEASLTVDEAATTDAPAGMDKFTVLSSITAPLDKANVDTDAIIPKQFLKTIKRTGLSKGLFYELRFIKDDQGKDVETDFVLNVEPYRQAEILLVTGDNFGCGSSREHAPWALKDFGIKCMITPSFGDIFYNNSCKNGLLPIRLPQEVIKDKLYPLAVAGKKLTIDLPNQQILNGETNEVLVDHFDIEEFRKHCLVNGLDDIGLTLQKEEYIRKYEEKRRDKFSFLEGGSKRITPIKGAKKSKYGLKTQEW